Proteins from a genomic interval of Medicago truncatula cultivar Jemalong A17 chromosome 3, MtrunA17r5.0-ANR, whole genome shotgun sequence:
- the LOC11408280 gene encoding uncharacterized protein, translating to MERANTKSTLKFVKNGSQSSSQWSSTDSKGMTKDVLKERFYDKNKGSRKSPTKENTKPQEFKLHTQERAVKRAMFNYEVTTKLYLMELRKRQEEKLMKMIEEEEIRLLRKEMVPRAQLMPYFDKPFFPQRSNRTVPRESCIHMMSSKCWSCTSGNGFYNMHQCGHQALNNPIK from the exons ATGGAGAGAGCAAACACTAAATCTACTTTGAAG TTTGTCAAGAACGGTTCACAATCTTCATCTCAATGGAGTAGTACTGATTCTAAAGGAATG ACAAAAGATGTACTCAAAGAAAGGTTTTATGACAAGAATAAG gGTTCAAGAAAATCTCctacaaaagaaaatacaaaaccaCAAGAATTCAAACTCCACACACAAGAAAGAGCTGTCAAACGTGCAATGTTCAACTATGAA GTGACAACAAAATTATATCTCATGGAGTTGCGAAAGAGACAAGAGGAGAAGTTGATGAAG ATGATTGAAGAGGAAGAGATACGTTTGCTTAGGAAAGAAATGGTTCCACGAGCTCAATTGATGCCTTACTTTGATAAGCCATTCTTCCCACAAAG ATCAAACAGAACAGTTCCAAGAGAATCATGCATTCACATGATGAGTAGCAAGTGCTGGAGCTGCACCTCTGGCAATGGATTTTACAACATGCACCAATGTGGTCATCAAGCTCTTAACAACCCCATTAAATAG
- the LOC11409713 gene encoding cytochrome c oxidase assembly protein COX11, mitochondrial isoform X2: MMRMCLTGLAFGMGVLTIFASPPLYRTFCQATSYDGTVTRRERVEEKIARHDSNQTVTSREIVVQFNADISDGMPWKFLPTQREVRVKPGESALAFYTVENQSSTPITGVSTYNVTPMKVFFYIDPEIEDDPKMNGINNIILSYTFFKDKVSEE; encoded by the exons atgaTGCGTATGTGCTTGACAGGCTTGGCCTTTGGAATGGGTGTATTGACAATTTTTGCTTCACCTCCCCTTTACCGGACATTTTGCCAAGCAACTAGCTATGATGGAACTGTTACCAGGCGTGAG CGTGTTGAAGAAAAGATTGCAAGGCATGATAGCAATCAAACAGTCACTTCAAG GGAAATCGTGGTACAGTTCAATGCTGATATATCGGATGGGATGCCATGGAAGTTTCTTCCAACGCAGAGAGAG GTTAGGGTGAAGCCCGGAGAAAGTGCCCTTGCATTTTATACCGTAGAAAACCAAAGTTCTACTCCAATAACCGGTGTTTCTACATATAATGTCACTCCTATGAAG GTATTCTTTTATATTGATCCGGAAATCGAGGATGATCCTAAAATGAATGGtataaataacataatattatcaTATACTTTCTTCAAGGACAAAGTTTCTGAAGAATAA
- the LOC11409713 gene encoding cytochrome c oxidase assembly protein COX11, mitochondrial isoform X1 yields the protein MMRMCLTGLAFGMGVLTIFASPPLYRTFCQATSYDGTVTRRERVEEKIARHDSNQTVTSREIVVQFNADISDGMPWKFLPTQREVRVKPGESALAFYTVENQSSTPITGVSTYNVTPMKVGVYFNKIQCFCFEEQRLLPGEKIDMPVFFYIDPEIEDDPKMNGINNIILSYTFFKDKVSEE from the exons atgaTGCGTATGTGCTTGACAGGCTTGGCCTTTGGAATGGGTGTATTGACAATTTTTGCTTCACCTCCCCTTTACCGGACATTTTGCCAAGCAACTAGCTATGATGGAACTGTTACCAGGCGTGAG CGTGTTGAAGAAAAGATTGCAAGGCATGATAGCAATCAAACAGTCACTTCAAG GGAAATCGTGGTACAGTTCAATGCTGATATATCGGATGGGATGCCATGGAAGTTTCTTCCAACGCAGAGAGAG GTTAGGGTGAAGCCCGGAGAAAGTGCCCTTGCATTTTATACCGTAGAAAACCAAAGTTCTACTCCAATAACCGGTGTTTCTACATATAATGTCACTCCTATGAAGG TTGGAGTTTACTTCAATAAAATACAATGCTTCTGTTTTGAGGAGCAGCGACTGCTTCCCGGAGAGAAGATTGACATGCCT GTATTCTTTTATATTGATCCGGAAATCGAGGATGATCCTAAAATGAATGGtataaataacataatattatcaTATACTTTCTTCAAGGACAAAGTTTCTGAAGAATAA